The genomic interval TGTTTATCAAAAAGTCTTGTTTTTGCTACATGCATATAGTTATCAAAATCTGTTCCTATTTTTATTGTTTTTATTCCTTCTGGAGCAGTTCCTCTTCCATAAGCAATTACACATTCATGACCTTGTTCTTCTAAAACTTTATATAAATCAGTTGCTATTCTTCCTGTACTTCCTACTCCACAAACAGAGTTTATCTGTAATACCTTCATTTTACTTTCTCCATATAAATTTATTTATTACTGAAGTATATCCTTGAATAATATTAACAACCTTAGTTGAAACATTTATATCAGTATAGTCATGTACTTTAACTAATTCTTCGCCTAATTCTTTTTCCTTAGTTATAACTTCTATCGCTTGAGTTATTGAATCGAAAGTTATTCCTCCAAGAATTACTGATCCTTTATCAACTGCTTCTGGTCTTTCTGTACTTGTTCTTATTGATACTGCTGGAAATCCCATTATATTTGATTCTTCTGCTAATGATCCTGAATCTGATAAAACACAGAATGAATCTTTTTGAAGCTTATTATAATCATAGAATCCAAAAGGCTTTAATTGTTTAATATTTTCATGGAACTTAATACCTTTCTCTTCTATTCTCTTCCAACTTCTTGGATGAGTTGAATATATTACAGGCATATTATAAGTTTCAGCAATTGCATTTAATGCATCTGTTAAACTTTTAAAGTTTTCATCATTATCAATGTTTTCTTCTCTATGCGCACTTACTAATATAAATTTACCTTTTTCTAATCCTAATCTTTCTAAAACATCACTTTCATCTATCTTAGTCATATATCTTGCAAATACTTCTGGTAATGGTGAACCTGTTACAAATGTGTATTCTTTTCTCATCCCTTCTGATAATAAATATCTTCTAGCATGCTCTGTATAAGCTAAATTAACATCACTTGTTACATCAACTATTCTTCTATTAATTTCTTCTGGAACATTTTGATCGAAACATCTATTCCCTGCTTCCATATGGAATACTGGAATTTTTAATCTCTTAGCAGCAATTGCACTTAAGCAACTATTTGTATCACCTAATATAAGTAATGCATCAGGTTGTTCTTGTACTAATATTTCATAACTTTTTGCAATTATGTTACCCATTGTTTCTCCAAGATTATTACCAACAACCCCTAAGAAATGATTAGGTTCTCTTAACTCTAACTCTTTAAAAAATACATCATTTAATGTATAATCCCAGTTTTGTCCTGTATGAACTAATATATGTTCAAAATATAAATCACATTTTTTTATTGTTTCTGCAAGTCTTATTATCTCTGGTCTTGTCCCAACAATAGTCATTACTTTAAGCTTTCTCATTTTCTACCTCCAAGTAAATAGTATCTGGCTTTTCCGGATTAAAAATTTCATTAACCCACATTATTGTTACCATGTCTCTTTCTCCAGTATTTATAATGCTATGAGTATATCCTACTGGTATATCAACAACTTCTAATTTTTCTCCACTGACCTTGTACTCTATTATTTCTTCTGAATCTACTTTTCTAAACCTTATAACACCTTCTCCACTAACAACTAAGAACTTCTCATTTTTAGTATCATGCCAGTGATTTCCTTTAGTTATTCCTGGTTTAGATATATTTACTGAAACTTGTCCTCTATCCTTACTTTTTATAAACTCAGTAAATGATCCTCTATTATCTACATTCATCTTTAATGGATAACTAAAATCATTTTCTGGTAAATAACTTAAATAAGTACTATAAAGCTTTTTAGTAAGTTCATTTTCCATATTAGGTATCATTAAACTTTTTCTACTTTCTTTAAAAGAATTTATTAAATCAACAATTTCTCCTAAAGTCGCTTTATGTTCAATATCAACATTCTGATATCCAGGAATGTAGTTTTCTTCATTGTCTATAACATTTTTTATATTTCTTACTACATCATCTATGTAAACTAAAGTCATTTCTTTACTTGGATCAGAAATCCAAACTTCTTCTCCCCTAGAAATATTATGACAGAAAGTTGCTATTGCTGAATTATAGTTAGGTCTACACCACTTACCAAATACATTTGGTAATCTAAATATAAAAACATTTCCCTTTGTATCTGCCATATATCTAATTAAAGCTTCTTCAGCTCCTTTTTTACTTTGTCCATAAGCATTATCTAAATCTGCTTGTATGGAAGATGTAATTAGTATTGAAGTGTTTTTATTATTTTTCTTTAAGATTTCTATTATCTCTTCAGTTAATCCAGTATTTCCTTCAAAAAATTCTTCTTCATTTTTAGGTCTATTTATCCCTGCAAGATGAACTATAAAATCAGAATTCAAAATACCATTTTCTAATTCCTCTTTTGAATTTTCTCTATCTATACAAATTATTTCATATTTATCTTCTCTCTCAAGAGTTGAAACTAAATTTTTTCCTATAAATCCTTTAGCTCCTGTAATTAATACTTTCATAAAATACTCCTTTATTAAACAAGTTCAAAAACTTCATTAGAATTATTTTTAAAATTTTCTAACTCATGTTGTATATATGGAATTCTTAATAATAATTCTTTTACTTGTTCAACATTTATTCTATTTGTATTATCTGAATTATACTCTTCTTGGTTTCTTCTTGATCCTTCACCCTCAGTAAAGTATTTAGCATAATTTAAATCTCTATTATCAGCTGGTATTCTAAAATAATTTCCTCTATCTTCTGCCTTAACAAACTCTTCTTTAGTTAATAAAGTTTCGTATGCTTTTTCTCCATGTTTTGCTCCAATTATTTTTATTCCTACATTTGATTCAAAAAGTTCTTTTAACGCAGTAGCTAATTCTAAAACAGTACATGCTGGTGCTTTTTGAACAAATATATCTCCTTGCTCTCCATGTTCAAAGGCATATAAAACTAAATCAACAGATTCTTCTAAAGTCATCATATATCTTGTCATTTCAGGATCTGTTACTGTTAAATCTTTTCCTTGTTTCATTAAATCTACAAATAGCGGAATAACTGAACCTCTTGAAGCCATAACATTACCATATCTAGTTCCACAGAAAACAGTTTCTCCTTCTCTTGCGGCTCTTGCTCTTGCAATCATACACTTTTCAGCCATTGCTTTTGAAATTCCCATTGCATTTACTGGATAAACCGCTTTATCTGTACTTAAAAGAATAACTTTTTTTACTCCATTAGCAGTTGCAGCTTTAAAAACATTATCAGAACCTTCAATATTAGTTTTAACGGCTTCCATAGGATAGAATTCACATGATGGAACTTGCTTTAAAGCCGCAGCATGGAAAACATAGTCTACCCCTTTCATTGCATAATTTAAACTTTCAATATCTCTAACATCGCCTATGTAATACTTAACTTTATCATTTTTAAGCTTGTTTCTCATTTCATCTTGTTTTTTCTCATCTCTTGAAAAAACTCTTATTTCTTTAATATCCGTATCTATAAATCTCTTTAGAACAGTATGTCCAAATGATCCTGTTCCACCAGTTATTAATAAAACTTTATCTTTAAATATTCCCATTTAATCCACCTACTTAAATTTATTCATATTTCTTTCTAATAAGTCAACTGATATTGCGAAATTATTTTCAATATATTTTCTTCCATTCTTACCCATATTGATTCTAACTTCATTATTTTCTGCTAAAAACTTAACATTTGAACAAAAACTTTCAATATCATTTGAATAACTCCATAAACCACAGTTTGATTCTTTTATTAACTCTTTAAAATCTGTATTTTTATCTGTAGCAGCTAACACTGGAATTCCACACTCCATATATGCTAAAATCCTAGAAGGATAATTTGGAATAGTAAATCTATAGTCAAGTAAAACTAAACCTACATCAGATGCTCTTACTAATTTTTCATATTCATTTCTAGGTAAATTATCAATTTGCAATACATTATTACAATTATTATCCTGTAAAAACTTTTTTATATTATTTCTCTCTGTTCCTCTTCCGACTAATAAGAAAAATACATTTCTATTATCTTTTAACCTCTTAATAGCATTACATAAAAATTTTACACCTTGAGGTTTACCCATATTTCCACCAAATAAAAACACTGTGCTTTTTTGAGGTATTTTATATTTATCTCTTATTGAATAATCTATTTCTTGATCTACAATAGGTTGTACTTTTTTCGTGTTAGGAAATATTTCCACCTTAGAAGAATTTATATTGGGATTATGTTTCAAGATATAATCTCTATTTCCTTCTGACATACATCCTATAGTATCTGAAATACTATATAATAACTCTTCTTTTCTTTTAAACATTTTATATGATAAGCTATTTTTATTTATTATTCCAATATCTAAAGCATTTTGTGGAAATATATCTTTAAGCATTAGATATGACTTTGCATTAAACATTTTTTTTGCATATTTAACAATCCCACCATTCGTTACTGGTGGTGATTCATAAAGAATCATATCAAACTGCATTTCTTTTAAATATTTCTTTATAGCAAATTTCATAATATACTCCATTGTAAGAATAGATATTCCCTTTTCTATGAAATTCACATCATATATGTTTCCAGTACGAACTCTCAAAACTTTACATCCACGTTCTTCATACCATACTGTTTTATTAGTATTTTTTCTTTCCTCTGTTACCATAACAGTTATTTCATGCCCATTTTTAGCCATTTCCTCTGCTAAATCTGTATATATGGTGCTTCCCTTTTCCGGCTTGGGAAATGAAGTTGATATATATAAAACTTTCATGCTATTCCCCCTTATTAGCATTTATTCCACCAATGATATATATACTTAATATCATCTATCTTATAGCCACAAGATGTATAAAAATTTAAAGCATTTATATTTTCAATTTGAGTTCCTACTTTAATTAATTTAATTTTATTTTCTAAAGCAAACATATCTAGCTTTTTCATTAATACTGTTCCTATTCCTTTACCTTTAAACTTATTTGAAACACATATTAATTCAATAACTAATTCATTTAATTTATTTATTGAAAACAATATAAATCCAATAATTTTTTCTTCTAATTTATATGTAATAAAATACTTACTTTCTTTTTTAAATGAATTGCTAACCCAATTCGCATATACTCCTTCTGCTTTTTCTTTTGTAATATTACTATCATTTAAAAACCTAGAATTTTCAAATGCATTTTTAGCTAATTCAACTATTTCATTTTCAAAATTAATATTATTAGATATTTCAATATTACTATCATCAAAATCATCATATACTTTAATTTGTTTCTTTTTAAGTTGAACATTAATATCTGTAATAAACGTTTTTAAATTTTTTCCTATATACTCACTATTATGCGGAAGTTTCTTTGAATTTGTTAATATAACAAAATCTTTACTATTTAAAAATTTAGATATATACTCCGAATCTTTTTCATTTATATTTTTTATTAAATCAATTCTTCCGCATTTTACACCAAAATATTCTGTATCCCATTGTAAATCTCTTAATACTAAGTTATCTAAATCCACCTCATTATTTTTCATTTTTTACCTCATTCCCATTAGAATTCTTTTGTTCTATAAAAATACCTTCACTTTTTAAAACTCCAAATGCAGTTTTAATGAATATTTTTACATCTAAAGTAAATGACATATTGTCTATATAGTAAATATCATTTTGTATTTTTTCTTTCCAAGGAATTGAATTTCTAAAATAGGCTTGTGAATACCCTGATATTCCTGGCTTTATTTCTAGCTTCCTACTTTCATTTCCAACATATATTGCTTTATGCTCTGGCAAATCTGGTCTAGGTCCAATTACACTCATATCGCCTTTAAATACATTTAAAACTTGTGGTGCTTCATCAAGACTTGTTTTTCTTAAAAATTTGCCAACTTTAGTTAATCTAGGATCATCCTCCGAATTAAAAGTTGATCCATCAGCCTGCCTTATGTCAGGTGCATTTACTTTCATTGAACGGAATTTATACATATAAAATATATCCCCATTTTTTCCCAACCTAGCTCCATTATAAAATATAGGTCCTTTATCTTCTAAATATATTAATATTGATATTGGAATAATTAATATTCCTAATAATATTAATCCAGGTATTGATAATAAAATATCTACTAATCTTTTACCAAACTTTTTATACATTCTTAATTCCTCTTAAAACTTCATTAAATGTTTTAATTACATATACTATTTCATCTTTAGATAATAGTGTATTTAGTGGTAACGTAATTTCATTTTTATACATATCAAATGCATTGGGATAGTCTTTTATATCAAATCCTAAATTTTTATAAGCAGTTAGCATTGGTAATGGTTTATAATGCACATTAGTAGCTATCCCACATTCTGCCATTTTTATTATTAATTTATTTCTTTCTTCTTCTGTTATTCCTAAAACTCTTACTAAATATAAATGACCACTAGATTTTGAATCTTCTGTATAATGCCTTAAAATCTGAAGATTTTTATTTGATACTAGTGCTTCATCATACATTTCTATTAAATTTTTTCTACGTTCAAGTATTTCTTTATACCTATCTAATTGTGCCAAACCTATTGCTGACATTATATCTGTCATATTACATTTATAAGTTGGTTCTAATATGTCGTATTCCCATGATCCTATTTTAGTCTTTGATAATGCATCTTTGGTTTGTCCGTGTAAAGATAAAATCATATATCTTTTATATATTTCTT from Clostridium perfringens carries:
- a CDS encoding sugar transferase, whose amino-acid sequence is MYKKFGKRLVDILLSIPGLILLGILIIPISILIYLEDKGPIFYNGARLGKNGDIFYMYKFRSMKVNAPDIRQADGSTFNSEDDPRLTKVGKFLRKTSLDEAPQVLNVFKGDMSVIGPRPDLPEHKAIYVGNESRKLEIKPGISGYSQAYFRNSIPWKEKIQNDIYYIDNMSFTLDVKIFIKTAFGVLKSEGIFIEQKNSNGNEVKNEK
- a CDS encoding glycosyltransferase family 4 protein yields the protein MKVLYISTSFPKPEKGSTIYTDLAEEMAKNGHEITVMVTEERKNTNKTVWYEERGCKVLRVRTGNIYDVNFIEKGISILTMEYIMKFAIKKYLKEMQFDMILYESPPVTNGGIVKYAKKMFNAKSYLMLKDIFPQNALDIGIINKNSLSYKMFKRKEELLYSISDTIGCMSEGNRDYILKHNPNINSSKVEIFPNTKKVQPIVDQEIDYSIRDKYKIPQKSTVFLFGGNMGKPQGVKFLCNAIKRLKDNRNVFFLLVGRGTERNNIKKFLQDNNCNNVLQIDNLPRNEYEKLVRASDVGLVLLDYRFTIPNYPSRILAYMECGIPVLAATDKNTDFKELIKESNCGLWSYSNDIESFCSNVKFLAENNEVRINMGKNGRKYIENNFAISVDLLERNMNKFK
- the wecB gene encoding non-hydrolyzing UDP-N-acetylglucosamine 2-epimerase: MRKLKVMTIVGTRPEIIRLAETIKKCDLYFEHILVHTGQNWDYTLNDVFFKELELREPNHFLGVVGNNLGETMGNIIAKSYEILVQEQPDALLILGDTNSCLSAIAAKRLKIPVFHMEAGNRCFDQNVPEEINRRIVDVTSDVNLAYTEHARRYLLSEGMRKEYTFVTGSPLPEVFARYMTKIDESDVLERLGLEKGKFILVSAHREENIDNDENFKSLTDALNAIAETYNMPVIYSTHPRSWKRIEEKGIKFHENIKQLKPFGFYDYNKLQKDSFCVLSDSGSLAEESNIMGFPAVSIRTSTERPEAVDKGSVILGGITFDSITQAIEVITKEKELGEELVKVHDYTDINVSTKVVNIIQGYTSVINKFIWRK
- a CDS encoding polysaccharide biosynthesis protein; the protein is MFKDKVLLITGGTGSFGHTVLKRFIDTDIKEIRVFSRDEKKQDEMRNKLKNDKVKYYIGDVRDIESLNYAMKGVDYVFHAAALKQVPSCEFYPMEAVKTNIEGSDNVFKAATANGVKKVILLSTDKAVYPVNAMGISKAMAEKCMIARARAAREGETVFCGTRYGNVMASRGSVIPLFVDLMKQGKDLTVTDPEMTRYMMTLEESVDLVLYAFEHGEQGDIFVQKAPACTVLELATALKELFESNVGIKIIGAKHGEKAYETLLTKEEFVKAEDRGNYFRIPADNRDLNYAKYFTEGEGSRRNQEEYNSDNTNRINVEQVKELLLRIPYIQHELENFKNNSNEVFELV
- a CDS encoding polysaccharide biosynthesis C-terminal domain-containing protein — translated: MKVLITGAKGFIGKNLVSTLEREDKYEIICIDRENSKEELENGILNSDFIVHLAGINRPKNEEEFFEGNTGLTEEIIEILKKNNKNTSILITSSIQADLDNAYGQSKKGAEEALIRYMADTKGNVFIFRLPNVFGKWCRPNYNSAIATFCHNISRGEEVWISDPSKEMTLVYIDDVVRNIKNVIDNEENYIPGYQNVDIEHKATLGEIVDLINSFKESRKSLMIPNMENELTKKLYSTYLSYLPENDFSYPLKMNVDNRGSFTEFIKSKDRGQVSVNISKPGITKGNHWHDTKNEKFLVVSGEGVIRFRKVDSEEIIEYKVSGEKLEVVDIPVGYTHSIINTGERDMVTIMWVNEIFNPEKPDTIYLEVENEKA
- a CDS encoding GNAT family N-acetyltransferase, with the translated sequence MKNNEVDLDNLVLRDLQWDTEYFGVKCGRIDLIKNINEKDSEYISKFLNSKDFVILTNSKKLPHNSEYIGKNLKTFITDINVQLKKKQIKVYDDFDDSNIEISNNINFENEIVELAKNAFENSRFLNDSNITKEKAEGVYANWVSNSFKKESKYFITYKLEEKIIGFILFSINKLNELVIELICVSNKFKGKGIGTVLMKKLDMFALENKIKLIKVGTQIENINALNFYTSCGYKIDDIKYIYHWWNKC